A window of Microbispora hainanensis genomic DNA:
CGCGTCCGTCGTGATCCTGGGCACCGCGGCCTTGATGGTCTTCGCGAAGCTCGGGGTCGAGCTGGCGCCGCTGCTCACGAGCGTCGGCATCATCGGTGTGGCGGTCGGCTTCGGCGCGCAGGAGCTGGTCAAGGACTTCATCGCCGGCATGTTCATGCTGCTGGAGGACCAGTACGGCGTGGGCGATGTGATCGACACCGGGGTGGCCGTCGGCACGGTGGAGGCCGTCACGCTCCGCATCACCCGCCTGCGCGACTCCGACGGCAAGGTCTGGTACGTGCGCAACGGCACGATCACCCGGATCGGCAACGAGTCGCAGGGCTGGTCGAGGGCCGTCGTGGACGTGCCGGTGCCGTACGACAGCGACGTGGCCACGGTCCGCGAGCTGCTGAACGACCTGGCCCGCGACATGTGGGAGGACCCGGACTACCGCGACACGGTCATCGTCGAGGAGCCGCAGGTCTTCGGCCTGGAGTCGATCTCGGGCTCGTCCGTCATCTTCCGGGTCAGCGTGAAGACCGTGCCGGCGCGGCACCTGGAGGTCGCCCGTGAGCTGCGCCTGCGGGTGAAGCGGGCCTTCGACGAGAAGAGCCTCACGTTCGCCGCCTGACCTTACCGATCGGTACCTGTCTTAGGCTGAATCCGTGACCAGCGAGCAGACCCTGTCCTTCTACGAGGCGGTCGGCGGCGAGGAGGTCTTCGAGCGCCTCGTCCGCCGGTTCTACGAGGGCGTCGCGGAAGACCCCCTGTTGCGCCCGATGTACCCCGAGGAGGACCTCAGCGGCGCGGAGGAGCGGCTGCGCCTGTTCCTCATCCAATACTGGGGCGGCCCGCGGACCTACAGCGAGCAGCGCGGCCATCCCCGGCTGCGGATGCGGCACGTGCCGTTCGTCATCGACGAGGCGGCGCGGGACGCCTGGCTCAGGCACATGGGAGACGCCGTGCGCTCCCTCGGCCTGCCGGCCGAGCGCGAGAAGGAGCTGTGGGACTACCTCGTCTACGCCGCCCACAGCATGGTCAACGCATAAGCGACGGAAGCAGCGGGCAGCCCAAGACTCATGGAAACAACCCCCTGGTGGCGTGATGCCGTCGTCTATGAGATCTACGTCCGCAGCTTCGCCGACGCCTCCGGCGACGGCGTGGGCGACCTGGCGGGAATCCGCGACCGCCTGCCCTACCTCGCCGAGCTCGGCGTCGACGCGATCTGGCTGACCCCCTTCTATCCCTCCCCCATGGCCGACGGCGGCTACGACGTGGCGGACTACCGCGACGTCGATCCGCTGTTCGGATCACTTGCCGACTTCGACGACCTGGTCGCCGACGCGCACGCGCACGGCCTGCGGCTGATGGTGGACATCGTGCCGAACCACAGCTCGTCGGCCCACCCGTGGTTCCAGAAGGCCCTGGCGTCCCCCAGGGGCTCCCAGGAGCGCGAGCGGTACATGTTCAGGGACGGCGGCCCGGAAGG
This region includes:
- a CDS encoding mechanosensitive ion channel family protein; amino-acid sequence: MTPTPEPTVVPDLDVLGEKMSQACQNNDGIFCTVLNSAFPERDFPAWVQLVAGVVDVLILIALILAGALVIRNVVHRLITRLTMRASVGVLPERLRGKSVLTSTEAAAAIMTERRRARAETMGSVLRSLASVVILGTAALMVFAKLGVELAPLLTSVGIIGVAVGFGAQELVKDFIAGMFMLLEDQYGVGDVIDTGVAVGTVEAVTLRITRLRDSDGKVWYVRNGTITRIGNESQGWSRAVVDVPVPYDSDVATVRELLNDLARDMWEDPDYRDTVIVEEPQVFGLESISGSSVIFRVSVKTVPARHLEVARELRLRVKRAFDEKSLTFAA